One window of the Magnolia sinica isolate HGM2019 chromosome 19, MsV1, whole genome shotgun sequence genome contains the following:
- the LOC131235299 gene encoding uncharacterized protein LOC131235299: protein MDPNQPIYLYINSTGTTRDDGETGFDMKLINVNRTCKVTKVMPLSLLFGFFLRNKIHFSIVCDLSLHFMFQGGQVVKYTTMLACGNYHGVVGFAKGKGLAIPIALQKQKSDYFTSICCHSETLVATFGSIHELTSSDGLNPLVVDDRALAADALPLEGGRWCNNVMTCLS from the exons ATGGATCCAAACCAGCCAATTTATCTTTACATCAATTCAACTGGAACGACTCGTGATGATGGTGAAACG GGTTTTGATATGAAACTAATCAATGTAAATCGAACTTGCAAAGTTACAAAGGTGATGCCCCTTTCTCTTTTATTTGGGTTCTTTCTTAGGAATAAAATTCATTTCTCTATTGTATGTGATCTTTCTCTTCACTTCATGTTTCAGGGAGGACAAGTGGTCAAGTACACTACCATGTTAGCTTGTGGCAACTATCATGGAGTTGTGGGCTTTGCAAAAGGAAAAGGCCTAGCAATTCCCATTGCCCTCCAGAAG CAAAAGAGTGACTATTTTACCTCCATTTGTTGCCATTCTGAGACGCTGGTAGCCACTTTTGGCAGTATTCATGAACTTACTTCTTCAGATGGTCTGAATCCCCTCGTTGTTGATGATCGTGCTTTGGCAGCAGATGCATTGCCTCTTGAG GGAGGAAGATGGTGCAACAATGTTATGACTTGCCTCTCATGA